The DNA window ACTGCTAAATTCCACACCAAttacactgtacaaacactggtCAGGTAAATGATGCTTCTGTGAGGTGGTGCTGTGCAGAGCAGGAGGTGCAATTAAAACATCTTAAAGCAAAATACTCTGAACTAAACAAGCTGTGAATTTGCCCTCCCAATGCcaatggggtgcaggagggggtgcggagtgcGGGAGGTGGCTCAGGTcacggggttggggtgccagaggggtgtggcagggagctcaaggcagggggctagggggctcagggcaaggggttgggggtgctggaggagtTTGGTGTGTGGGCTCCGGCGAGCTGcagcttacctcaagcggctccggCATGGCAGCGGCGTGCAGCGgggataaggcaggctccctgcatgccctaGCCCCGCGCctctcccggaagtggccagcatgttcagcagtggctcctggggggtggggtggggcaggcatcTCAGCCACACGCTGCCCTCGCCTTCAGgtaccacccctgaagctcccattggctgcagttccccgttcccggccaatgggagctgcggggggcagtgcctgcaggtgagggcagcacccggagccctctgcctcccctcccccaggggctgcaaggATGTTgcgctggccgcttccgggagcagtgcaTAATCAggacagacagggagcctgccttagcccgctgcgccacggggctggcaatcctgcGGGCTGGactgaaagccctgatgggccagatctggcccacgggccatagtttgcccacccctgctataaacTCATTATCAGAggcaaaactgaaaaatattctaTTTAACATCTGTATTATTGCTCCTGAGAGATTTTAAACAGTTTCTGAATTATAATAATTGAACCAAAATTCAATTAATGTTACCTGTATCTCTCTGAAAGTTAATATTGTTTTTTCCATTTAGTTTCTGATGGTAACAGCTGGAAAGCATTGGTTACACAAGGATGGGCATCAGAGACTAAAAGCAATATCATCAGGGCTGTTTTGAGGCTAGatacattaatgattgtgaggcgCTCATATACTATAGTGATAAGCATAAGTATGAGAGAGGGCAAATTTTCTTCCTCCAGGTTCTTTACTAAGAGTGATATATTTCTACCTCCTCTTTCTGCACTGGATGCATGGCTGTTCCAAACACTATTTGTGATAGACTTGTAATATATTTTTCATCTTAAAAAACACCAAATgcaaataaatgcaaattaagtcAAAAAGCTATTTTCTTGAATACTAAGTTCTCTACCATATGGACAAGTCTAAGAAGAATGCTGAGGATATCCTGAGCAACACTTACATCAACAGatagatccaggagctgtgccaTCCTCTTCATTGTAATTCTGGTATAATATTTTGCCATTATTCTaatattctggaataaaagtatTCACAGTAGAGGGTTATTTGCAAGAAATAACTGACAGGCTCCAAAAATATAAAAGTCAATGTTAAAAACTGATTAGGACTTGTGTTGCTATAATGGCTTATCCAGAGAAAGGTATGTAAACGAATAAGGGGTCTTTTCTTGGATACATACAATTCTCCTGCATATACAAAGGCAAGATACTAACTACAGATTTAATATTAAACTGCACTCTTTTCAAGTTTCTACCCTAAGCAGAATTTCACAGGGCCGAGTCTTATAACTCATGTAAGCCCTATTTAAATATTAAGTATTTGTTTGCACTTGTGCTGTTTTGTTTATAATTCCATTGTTTGCACAAACTGCTATATTCCAATTTGCTAAAGTGAATGCAAAAATTAGTTTATGATTTCTGAGCCCAAGTGGTGGAATGTGCATCACTCTCAGAGTGCTTGATCTACTTTTTTGACACAGCATCAGCGGCTAGCAGAGACACATACCTACAAAATTAACATTTCAGGAATGCAAAAGAAGTAGAACAttatgaaaagaagaaaagacaacTTATCAGCTTCTCTCATATCTTCTCTCCTGTCCCtctctttgtaaataaaataagcaaaaagCATTTTTAGCAATTCCATGCTTAATTTATATTGTAAGAATGGTTAAAAAACAGGCTGTACTTACGTGCTCCACAACTCTGTTCTTCAAGTCTTTCCatctcttttcaccttcctctgtataACCAAAGACATCTGTGGCAGGACTGTCAAGACTTCCTTCTCTTAATTCCTTTCCATATTCCTCGACTAGGACGGTCCAGCGCATCAACTCCATAGTggtaaatagttttaaaagatcTCTGTAAATGGTTTAATGAAATCAGTTCACAATTCTATACCAATAAAACTtgtattttgtattaaaaatccGGCCATAGCAAACAGCTTGATTTTATCACTACTAATTATAACTTTTAATTCTACTCAGCACTTTAAAATTTATAATTCACAAATGGGAAGTTTTTACATTAACACTTCCTATTGACTgactgattctctctctctcacacacactctacGGCCTCAATTTCCACTTCTTTGTACCATATGTTATCTTAGTCACCTGTGCAAATTTGTGCCAAATTCTACCAAACCAAAccatttcacacccactttgcacagctgtACTTGACTATACAAGCTGCACAGTATAGTTTTGGGAGAGACAGATACTCGGAGCTAAATTTAAAAGGGGGTGTCATCAACCCAGTCTCTCCTGTCCATCTGCAATTCTCGTATGTACATCCATGGGTGCAAACAACAACATTTAAAGTAATTTATGCTTGATTTGTACTCCGTGTGCTTATGCAAAAAGGGTTTGCACATGTAAATTCTATCATATGCATGTAACGATTGTATATGGACCATATTTTGAAAATTAGACTCTCAGTATTATTTAGTGAAGTATTATGGAATAACAGCTGTTCAGACTATGTCCAGAATACAGAACTCTCCAACACAGACACACATTTATGTTACTATTTATAATTctaatttgcacacacacaaaaacatctttatagatttttttttcacaccacATTAAATTGTATAGGAAATATTTACAGTaaaccaatggttctcaacctggggcccaatcagcacagagctgcggcccatgtgacattctcagggccatacaggtagcatTGGATCCGGCCCAccatggtaaataggttgagaaccactgcagtagacTAACAGTAGCTGAATCCCTTCTGCCTTCAAAACACTCCTTAAagggctgtttttttgtttggttttttgtcaGAGTGGACTATTCAAAAGATACTTACTTATACTTAGGGATTTCTTCTAGCTTTTTGTCACTGCTTATTCTGTGTACCAAATCAGACTGTTCATTGTCGTAAGGTGAAAGGATAACATACAGAACAACATTCTTCAGTTCCtgttcaaaggaaaaaaatgatgtttttttattacagaaaaacagaacaaaacaatacTGATGTCAAAACAAAAGCAGTTCTCAaagtataaataaaatgtatgtgGGGCTAATCTACTGTACATATAACAATATACATTCTGTAAGGCTCAATTTTTTTAAGAAACTAaggtaataaaacaaaataaaaataaatttaataattAAATTTGTCATAACAAAACTTTTACATCTTGATCACAAGGCAAGATGATTCAGGTCAAGTTATTTGTAATAATAGCATTTAAGAGAAAAACAATCTTGAGTTTGCAGCATTTGCATTGTGTATGCTGTTTCAGAGCTAGCTCCATAAATTCAGAAAAATATTGTTCAGAATTTAATTTCACAAGTTGTTCTAGGCTTTCACTCATGAAATGGAGAAGTTAAGTCATCCTCAGAATTTAAGACAACATACACTATATGTCATTGATACAAATACTAATTACATAAGAACACGCATAATTGCTTTTATTATATTCCTCCTTATGTAGACAGTTTGTTAATGTTCATATACACGTAGATGGACTAAAGGATCCATGTTCATCTCTAACAAATACAGTAAATATACAGTAAAATGGGTATCTGCCACTATGAACTGCTGCAGTTCCATTTGCCACGTTTTTACCTGCTGCCATTTTTCACTTTCAGCCTGGATACAAGGAGTATCATAAATGGCTCTGTAGTGCTTACAGATTGAGAGGTAGGAACCTTCATGTTGATCCAGCTGAATCATTAAGTTGTAGTATTTCAGCTTTGATTTCTGAAACAATTtcaaacaaatgtcaaaatctgAAACAGATCCACTAATCTCACAAATTACAGCCAACTGAATTCCAAGACTGACTATACAAAAACTCCTGTGCATAAAGAGAACTGACAgactgacagaaaaaaaaatccctccatcAACTTTACCTCTGTGTTTTCTTCCTGGAAAAACTTGGTGTTAATTTTTTTGCTGATAATTTGGGTCCGAACATAGTCTTTTACAGCCAAACAGAGTCTCATCTGCTCCAAGATGAATTCCACCCGCTCTTTCTTTTCCATTGAACCATAGGTTTCCACCTAAAAAGGAAACTGAAGTGTTTAACTCCATGGATCTTTATTTAATAATGTTAAGGAGAGATGCATGCCCTTCTAGCAAAAGATTTTCATCATACTTCTTTCATGTGcttattataaaatatttagcTTTCAACCAAAGCTGCTATATGTATAATTCTACTACATGGACTTACTGAGCATCATATATATGTTATAACAGAGGACAAATTCATACGGTCTGACCGCGTGCATTTAAATCACCCAAAGAGTACGCACATAAGCCAAAATCCCCCCCCAAAACTTGCCTTATGCACTTGTTTATGCATGCATAGTCCAACATACACAAACCCCCACTGACACGCTTcatttatgcacacacacatttaaacaTTTGCCTCTTGTTTTCTGGAAAAGTTTCTTAAGAAAGGCATTGTAACCAAGAAGCTAATTTTACTCAGAAATCTCTACCTTTGAACAAAGCATCCACACACTAGATGACTAAACAACAACGTTCATTAGCTTTGAAGGAAGTGTATCCACCCCTTTCAGCAGAAAAAACGGTGGCTGTTATGTGGCAAACAGATGGGAATTCTCAAGCTCTGAAGAAATAGAAATGTGAAAAAAGTGTAGGGTTCTCTTTGGTTATACCCTCACATCCTTAACTCAGCCCAAAGGACCCACACACTACTCTTTTAGCAGAATAAAACATGGGAGGGAATTCCTTCCAGACACATCAAGAGCCAGTTCCCTGTGCCAAATtcatgtaaaaaaacccaaacaaacaaaaaaacaacaaagaacaaGTGGATCCAAGAACACTTCATTTTGAATGCTGGCGTGAGAGAGTTTGAGTTCTCTGTTCCAGAAGTCAAAAGATTAATTAGGACTAAATCTTCTGTACCAGCTAATGCATGGGaacctcctttcccaaaaggaaaATATGCTGAGTAATTTTCAGCATCAGTCAAATTAGCAGAGCTAGAGCATCTTAAATCTAATTACACTTCCACTGAATACAGTTAATTGGTTCCTGGATAGCTATGCTTAATTAAGCCTCAGCTCTCTCTACAATCTTACTGTTAGTTGTTgagaaaatattgatttttgtaGGTGAAACACTTATGAACCATATGATGCATTACCTGTAGTTCTTGCAAAATTGAAGCAGCTTCTTTCACGTCACCATTCTGTTCTTTTATTGTTGCAAGTGTCTTTGTAAGACGAGCACGCTCAATTTCCACGTAGATctggaattaaaataaaatccaacATTGAAACTTATTTTACTAAGTTAAAGCGTGTTACATCTAAGGCTGCAATACACACATCTGCGTAACTTTACACtcatgaatagtctcattgaaatcTTTCTACTGTTCTTTAAATGAAGTGAACATAATGTGATGACTTTGTGAGTAGAGCATTAATTTATGTTACACCTGCTTTAAGAAATGTTTCCATAGAAGTTTTCTCTGTGCTACAATAAGAGTTTAATATTTGGAAACTCAAATTAAGTTTAAGGAGAGTGTATAGTCTGTATTTAAAAACCATTACAATAGGAAACACTTCTTTTTAATATTTCGTTAATCTATTGTTCACGACCAGTGCTGTAGCCCTGGCAATATTCAGATAAGAGATACAGCAGAGGCAGCAACACTGCAAAGCTCCCTTTGTTACTGAGTCTCAACCCTGATCTGGAAGGTCAGCATCTAGGAATAAGATAATTCATTCATCTCTCTACCAAGACTCTCAGTGAAGCAAACAATGATGGCTCATTTTGTGATGGGAACTGTTGTCTACCACAAACTCGGATGGAAACTATCTCCTTTTACAAGCACTTCTGACCAGCCATTAGTTAACAACTTTTGGTTACCAGCTACCTAGGCTTGATTTGAACTGGTAAAAGGTGTAAGAGTAAATAAACACAGACTTCTATGATACATTTCCTATTTTGTTAATTTTCTATCATACCTAATAAGACTAAGAGTAACACAtgtgtaacaggtttcagagtagcagccgtgttagtctgtattcgcaaaaagaaaaggagtaattgtggcaccttagagactaaccaatttatttgagcataagctttcgtgagctacagctcacttcatcggatgcatccttactcctttactttttacaTGTGTAACATAACTTCATAAATATACAATTTGTAACATTAATCCTCAGCTGCTGAAAACTGGTGTGTTTTGTCATTGTAACTGCATATGCTCTTCCAGACCTTCTGACACACTAACACCATCCACAATGAGTTGAAGAAGGGTGTTATTTTGCCCTTCATCAAAAAGGGCAGCAAGGCCGAAGCGAGTAACTACCGAGGTATTACACTGTTGGCAGTCCCAAGAAAATCTTTGTTTCCATGTTAATGTCTTGAATCAGTGATGCATTTCACAGAAAAGGCTGTGCTGTTTTAGACCTGGTCATTCCACTAACGACCAGATCTTTACCTTGAGACAGCCTTTTGAGAAGATGTCTGAATTTAATAAGTCACGTGCAGCACCTTTTACAGATTTCTTTCAGCCCTTTTATTCAGCGTATTGAGCAACGCTTGGGAGAATCTAATAAGGCAACCTGATGTCCCTGGGAAGATAGTGTCATTGATAGAAGAGCTCTATAATGGAACAAAAAGCTCAGTTCAAGTTAATGGTAGACACACAGCATAGGTTCCTATTTCCATAAGAGTTCAGCAAGGCTGTGTCCTGTCACCATCATTGTTCAATACCAACATGGATAAGCTCGAAGAGGCAGCTGTTGGTAGTGTCTGGCTGACCACCATTTTGCTTCAAGACCTCAAATATGCCAATCACGTTGCCTTGTTGGCTCATTTTGGTGAATCACTGCAGCTGACGGCCAATCTGCCTGTGCAAGCAGCAGCACACACTGGTTTggttacaatatggacaaaacTAAGTCCCCTCTCCAGTACCATCATGTAGctttgtgacagatttatgttaccaatttGCCTGGGGCATCAGGTGATTAGGCTGAGGCCGCAGGACTTtgaggggaggagatgaaggagcacatcaagtgactaagttttaaagctttatttataaaataacagCGGTGAATGCGGGGTGCTTcccatgtcactcagaggaaggaagaaagcgttagtgcccatgccctaacccactttcatacttacACATGCacaacccaaggctggccaagcctgggtgtaacataagaagaagagggggaaaggcggacaagagttttgttttgtgcacAGGCCATCCAGGGTCTGCTGTtgattttttatttgctttagcttttaggagggttttaagtccttgGGTTTTTTGGGGCGTTTTGTTTAGGGACTTTTGTCCCCCGTGCTTTTTGTACCAGTCCACACTGGCCTTTTGTGGCTTTTTTAAAACACCCCGGCTTTGGGGACGCAAAACTGTTGTTCCCCCCCCACTGGCCTTTACCGTTTTACTAGTTTTTGCAATTTTTGGCAGTTTAGTTTACTGCTTTGTTTTTACGGCTGGTCGGGGTTGGAATTCAGGCCCCCGTTTTTTCTGGCAGGCAGCTGAGAGTCAGTTGTGTGCCatggccttgggctggagtcagcGTCTTATCTTTGGACCTAGCTGGAGCGTCGAGCTAACCCATTcctttttcccttcc is part of the Eretmochelys imbricata isolate rEreImb1 chromosome 14, rEreImb1.hap1, whole genome shotgun sequence genome and encodes:
- the PSMD12 gene encoding 26S proteasome non-ATPase regulatory subunit 12, with amino-acid sequence MADDGAERSDGRIVKMEVDYSATVDQRLPECERLAQEGRLQEVIETLLSLEKQTRTASDMVSTSRILVAVVKMCYEAKDWDALNENIIILSKRRSQLKQAVAKMVQQCCTYVEEITDLPIKLRLIDTLRMVTEGKIYVEIERARLTKTLATIKEQNGDVKEAASILQELQVETYGSMEKKERVEFILEQMRLCLAVKDYVRTQIISKKINTKFFQEENTEKSKLKYYNLMIQLDQHEGSYLSICKHYRAIYDTPCIQAESEKWQQELKNVVLYVILSPYDNEQSDLVHRISSDKKLEEIPKYKDLLKLFTTMELMRWTVLVEEYGKELREGSLDSPATDVFGYTEEGEKRWKDLKNRVVEHNIRIMAKYYTRITMKRMAQLLDLSVDESEEFLSNLVVNKTIFAKVDRLAGIINFQRPKDPNNLLNDWSHKLNSLMALVNKTTHLIAKEEMIHNLQ